A portion of the Pseudoxanthomonas sp. JBR18 genome contains these proteins:
- a CDS encoding UbiH/UbiF family hydroxylase, whose protein sequence is MSRRGRSDVVVVGGGVVGAACALALAAQDLDVTLVEGQAPTPWSATVPDLRVYAFAPDNAALLERLGVWAQVRDTRAQPYRRMRVWDAAGGGELTFDADRLGRRQLGWLVEHALLADRLWAALPAAGVQVRCPARVEAMDQDADSVRLRLDDGMRLEARLAVAADGAASTLRALAGLPTQGHDYRQRGVVGYLRSERPHEATAWQRFLPTGPLAVLPFTEGRSSIVWTLPQAEAARVLALDDATFSRELTRAFGGRLGELTIDSPRAAFPLRLQLARQYVEGRVLVVGDAAHAVHPLAGQGVNLGLRDVAGLMELVAAARARRAPWDTPHRLARWARTRRSENTVAAYTFDGINRLFSNDELHTTLARGPLLGLAGRMPPLTDLLWRRAAGL, encoded by the coding sequence ATGAGCCGGCGCGGGCGCAGTGACGTGGTGGTAGTCGGTGGCGGTGTGGTCGGCGCGGCCTGTGCGCTGGCGCTGGCCGCGCAGGATCTGGACGTGACGCTGGTGGAAGGCCAGGCGCCGACGCCGTGGTCGGCCACCGTGCCCGACCTGCGCGTCTACGCCTTCGCACCGGACAACGCCGCGCTGCTGGAGCGGCTCGGCGTCTGGGCCCAGGTCCGCGACACCCGGGCGCAGCCTTACCGGCGCATGCGGGTGTGGGATGCCGCCGGCGGTGGCGAGCTGACCTTCGACGCCGACCGCCTGGGCCGGCGCCAGCTGGGCTGGCTGGTCGAACATGCCCTGCTGGCCGATCGGCTGTGGGCCGCGCTACCGGCCGCGGGGGTGCAGGTGCGCTGTCCGGCGCGGGTCGAGGCGATGGACCAGGATGCCGACAGCGTGCGCCTGCGCCTGGACGATGGCATGCGGCTGGAAGCACGCCTGGCGGTCGCCGCCGACGGCGCCGCCTCGACCCTGCGCGCGCTGGCTGGCCTGCCCACGCAGGGGCACGACTATCGCCAGCGCGGCGTGGTCGGCTACCTGCGCTCGGAGCGTCCACACGAGGCCACCGCCTGGCAGCGCTTTCTGCCGACCGGGCCGTTGGCGGTGCTGCCGTTCACGGAGGGACGCAGCTCCATTGTCTGGACCCTGCCGCAGGCCGAGGCGGCCCGCGTGCTGGCGCTGGACGACGCGACGTTCTCACGCGAGCTGACCCGCGCGTTCGGCGGCCGGCTGGGGGAATTGACCATCGATTCGCCACGGGCGGCCTTCCCGCTGCGCCTGCAACTGGCCCGGCAGTACGTGGAAGGCCGCGTGCTGGTGGTTGGCGATGCCGCGCACGCCGTGCATCCGCTGGCCGGGCAGGGCGTGAACCTGGGCCTGCGCGATGTGGCCGGCCTGATGGAACTGGTCGCCGCGGCGCGCGCGCGCCGGGCCCCGTGGGACACCCCGCACCGGCTGGCGCGCTGGGCGCGGACCCGGCGCAGCGAGAACACCGTCGCCGCCTACACCTTCGATGGCATCAACCGACTGTTCTCCAACGACGAACTGCACACCACCCTGGCCCGAGGCCCGTTGCTTGGCCTGGCTGGCCGGATGCCGCCGCTGACCGACCTGCTGTGGCGGCGCGCGGCCGGGCTGTAG
- a CDS encoding TIGR03862 family flavoprotein, whose product MCAAPVPTPSVAVVGGGPAGLMAAETARAAGLEVDLYEAKGSVGRKFLIAGKGGMNLTHSEPRPGFDARYRERAAQVGDWLDDFDADALRGWARGLGVETFVGSSGRVFPTDLKAAPLLRGWVRRLKEQGVRFHVHHRWTGWDTDGALGFDTPDGHLRVRPGATVLALGGASWPQLGSDGAWQPWLTARGVAVSPLKPANCGFDIAFSPHMARHAGAPLKAVVAHWHDAEGNAHALQGECVLTQTGIEGSLIYAIAPDLREAIARDGQATVHLDLAPGRELARLRADLARPRKGRSVGEHLRRAAGIDGAKAALVFETVSGAARNDEDALAQAIHRLPLTLQRPRPVAEAISSAGGVCLEGIDAQGMLNTVPGVFCAGEMLDWEAPTGGYLLTACFASGRRAAKGATAWLLGA is encoded by the coding sequence ATGTGTGCAGCCCCTGTTCCCACTCCAAGCGTGGCCGTCGTCGGCGGCGGCCCGGCCGGCCTGATGGCCGCCGAGACCGCCCGCGCCGCCGGCCTTGAGGTCGATCTCTACGAAGCCAAGGGTTCGGTCGGTCGCAAGTTCCTGATCGCCGGCAAGGGGGGGATGAACCTGACCCACTCCGAGCCGCGGCCTGGCTTTGACGCCCGCTACCGCGAGCGCGCCGCGCAGGTGGGCGACTGGCTGGACGACTTCGATGCCGACGCGCTGCGCGGCTGGGCACGCGGGCTGGGCGTGGAAACCTTCGTCGGCAGCTCCGGACGCGTGTTCCCCACCGACCTGAAGGCCGCCCCGCTGCTGCGTGGCTGGGTGCGCCGGCTCAAGGAACAAGGCGTGCGCTTCCACGTGCACCACCGCTGGACCGGTTGGGACACCGATGGGGCGCTGGGTTTCGACACGCCGGATGGGCACCTGCGCGTGCGTCCCGGGGCCACCGTCCTGGCGCTGGGCGGTGCCAGCTGGCCGCAGCTGGGCTCGGACGGCGCCTGGCAGCCGTGGCTGACCGCACGCGGGGTGGCGGTGAGCCCGTTGAAGCCGGCCAACTGCGGTTTCGACATCGCCTTCAGCCCGCACATGGCCCGGCACGCCGGCGCCCCGCTCAAGGCCGTGGTCGCGCATTGGCATGACGCCGAAGGCAATGCCCATGCGCTGCAGGGTGAGTGCGTCCTGACCCAGACCGGCATCGAGGGCAGCCTGATCTACGCCATCGCCCCGGACCTGCGCGAGGCCATCGCCCGCGACGGCCAGGCCACGGTGCATCTGGACCTGGCCCCGGGCCGCGAACTGGCGCGCCTGCGGGCCGACCTGGCGCGCCCGCGCAAGGGCCGCTCCGTCGGCGAACACCTGCGACGGGCCGCCGGCATCGACGGCGCCAAGGCGGCACTGGTATTCGAGACCGTCAGCGGTGCGGCGCGCAACGACGAGGATGCCCTCGCCCAGGCCATTCATCGCCTGCCGCTGACCCTACAGCGTCCACGCCCCGTGGCCGAGGCGATCAGCAGCGCCGGTGGTGTGTGCCTGGAGGGCATCGATGCGCAGGGCATGCTCAACACCGTGCCGGGCGTGTTCTGCGCGGGCGAGATGCTGGACTGGGAGGCGCCGACCGGAGGCTATCTGCTGACGGCGTGTTTCGCATCGGGCCGCCGCGCCGCGAAGGGCGCGACGGCCTGGCTGCTAGGCGCCTGA
- a CDS encoding serine hydrolase: MLSACLLAPVAHAQQPAALPPQLQGFDAYVDRTRSQFDVPGIAVAIVKDGQVVLERGYGLRELGKPDKVDARTLFAIASNTKAFTSASIAMLADEGKLRLDDRVIDHLPWFRMSDPYITHEMRIRDLLAHRSGLSLGAGDLLYWPTTTYTNKEVAERLANVPIKGGFRYQYAYDNILFGVAQLVIEQASGMPYKQFLQQNFFKPLGMDDTVYNSDDLKSGDDVATGHSKADFKDLRPAPRMTWSNVGGAGGIYSSVHDLSKWVRAQLDGGVISGEGDSAKRLFSAKRQADMWTMLTPIPVSDPSVPELAAVKPNYFGYGEGWMLSDYRGHKLVWHTGGWPGMVSRITLVPEEKLGIIVLTNQEVGAAFNAVTMRALDAYLGAPETDWVAAYAKAVAKSQGDADASWKKHVAERDASAKPALPLSDYAQTYRDAWYGDIVVSQEHGKLVIRFSKTPQLVGDLTPWQHDTFVVRWRERWLNADAFLTFNLDADGHIVDAGIKPISPLTDFSFDFQDLVLKPVKQD, encoded by the coding sequence ATGCTGTCGGCCTGCCTGCTTGCGCCCGTGGCCCATGCCCAGCAACCTGCGGCGCTGCCGCCGCAACTGCAGGGCTTCGATGCCTACGTGGACCGCACGCGCAGCCAGTTCGACGTGCCCGGCATCGCGGTGGCCATCGTCAAGGACGGCCAGGTGGTGCTGGAACGCGGCTACGGCTTGCGGGAGCTGGGCAAGCCGGACAAGGTCGATGCGCGCACGCTGTTCGCCATCGCCTCCAACACCAAGGCCTTCACCTCGGCCTCGATCGCCATGCTGGCCGACGAGGGCAAGCTGCGCCTGGATGACCGGGTGATCGACCACCTGCCGTGGTTCCGCATGTCCGATCCGTACATCACCCATGAGATGCGCATCCGCGACCTGCTGGCCCATCGCAGCGGCCTGTCGTTGGGTGCCGGCGACCTGCTGTACTGGCCGACCACCACCTACACCAACAAGGAAGTGGCCGAGCGCCTGGCCAATGTGCCGATCAAGGGCGGCTTCCGCTACCAGTACGCCTACGACAACATCCTGTTCGGCGTGGCCCAGCTGGTGATCGAGCAGGCGTCGGGGATGCCGTACAAGCAGTTCCTCCAGCAGAACTTCTTCAAGCCGCTGGGCATGGACGACACGGTCTACAACAGCGATGACCTCAAGTCCGGCGACGACGTGGCCACCGGCCATTCCAAGGCCGATTTCAAGGACCTGCGGCCGGCCCCGCGCATGACCTGGTCGAACGTCGGCGGTGCCGGCGGCATCTATTCCAGCGTGCACGACCTGTCCAAGTGGGTGCGGGCGCAGCTGGATGGCGGGGTGATCTCGGGCGAGGGCGACTCTGCCAAGCGCTTGTTCAGCGCCAAGCGCCAGGCCGACATGTGGACCATGCTCACGCCGATTCCGGTGTCCGATCCGTCGGTGCCTGAACTGGCGGCGGTCAAGCCCAATTACTTCGGGTACGGCGAAGGCTGGATGCTGTCGGACTACCGCGGCCACAAGCTGGTCTGGCACACCGGCGGTTGGCCGGGGATGGTTTCGCGCATCACCCTGGTGCCGGAGGAGAAGCTGGGCATCATCGTGCTGACCAACCAGGAGGTCGGCGCGGCGTTCAACGCGGTGACCATGCGCGCGCTGGATGCCTACCTGGGCGCGCCCGAGACCGACTGGGTCGCCGCCTACGCCAAGGCCGTGGCCAAGTCCCAGGGCGACGCCGATGCCAGCTGGAAGAAGCATGTGGCCGAGCGCGATGCCAGTGCCAAGCCCGCGTTGCCGCTGTCCGACTACGCCCAGACCTATCGCGACGCCTGGTATGGCGACATCGTGGTCAGCCAGGAACACGGCAAGCTGGTGATCCGTTTCTCCAAGACCCCGCAGCTGGTCGGTGACCTGACCCCGTGGCAGCACGACACCTTCGTGGTCCGCTGGCGCGAGCGCTGGCTCAACGCCGATGCCTTCCTGACCTTCAACCTGGATGCCGACGGCCACATCGTCGATGCCGGGATCAAGCCGATCTCGCCGCTGACCGACTTCAGCTTCGACTTCCAGGATCTGGTGCTCAAGCCGGTGAAACAGGACTGA
- a CDS encoding FKBP-type peptidyl-prolyl cis-trans isomerase: MTDVTAGQGATAKAGDQVSVHYTGWIYDDTKPDKHGPKFDSSVDRGAPFTFQLGGGTVIKGWDQGVVGMKVGGRRTLMIPPDLAYGDEGAGGVIPPGASLVFDIDLLQVKPQ, encoded by the coding sequence ATGACCGACGTGACCGCTGGCCAGGGCGCGACGGCGAAAGCCGGCGATCAGGTCAGCGTGCATTACACCGGATGGATCTACGACGACACCAAGCCGGACAAGCACGGCCCGAAGTTCGACAGTTCGGTCGATCGCGGTGCGCCCTTTACCTTTCAGCTCGGCGGCGGCACGGTCATCAAGGGCTGGGACCAGGGCGTGGTCGGGATGAAGGTCGGCGGCCGCCGCACCCTGATGATTCCACCGGACCTGGCCTACGGCGACGAAGGCGCCGGTGGGGTGATCCCACCCGGCGCCTCGCTGGTGTTCGATATCGACCTGCTGCAGGTCAAGCCCCAGTAA
- a CDS encoding DUF6164 family protein gives MAKLLLNLRNVPDDEADEVRAWLKQARIAFYETKPSPWGVSHGGIWLEQDDDLPQARALMADYQHARGARARADAEQARREGRAETFAGLLRHRPLYVLGLLLAIVVILGVTLALPWWLLG, from the coding sequence ATGGCCAAGCTGCTGCTCAACCTGCGCAATGTCCCCGACGACGAAGCCGACGAAGTCCGTGCTTGGCTGAAGCAGGCGCGCATCGCCTTCTACGAGACCAAGCCCAGTCCCTGGGGCGTCAGCCACGGGGGGATCTGGTTGGAACAGGACGATGACCTGCCGCAGGCCAGGGCCTTGATGGCCGACTACCAGCATGCGCGCGGCGCGCGGGCCCGCGCCGACGCCGAGCAGGCCCGGCGCGAAGGGCGCGCGGAGACCTTCGCCGGGCTGCTGCGCCACCGGCCGCTGTACGTGCTGGGGCTGCTGCTGGCCATCGTGGTGATCCTGGGCGTCACCCTGGCCTTGCCTTGGTGGCTGCTGGGCTAG
- a CDS encoding SRPBCC family protein encodes MGCSTFTAAPVIDRASPAPTQAIQLQQRYAVACERLYDAWLTPRTLGMWMFDPATVGGELLGLDIDPRVGGAMVLRIRRGERTHAQHAVFDRLERPHRIVMRWSEDAPPQASSAQVVLAFMAQAPQVCTLTVTQTVATPSDDRQARVHAGWQGYLDGLLALFAAPREAG; translated from the coding sequence ATGGGGTGCTCAACCTTCACCGCCGCTCCCGTGATCGACCGCGCGTCCCCCGCCCCGACTCAGGCCATCCAGCTCCAGCAGCGCTATGCGGTCGCCTGCGAGCGCCTGTACGACGCCTGGCTGACGCCCCGCACGCTCGGCATGTGGATGTTCGACCCGGCCACGGTGGGCGGTGAGCTGCTCGGCCTGGACATCGATCCTCGCGTGGGCGGCGCGATGGTGCTGCGAATCCGGCGCGGCGAGCGGACCCATGCGCAGCACGCGGTGTTCGACAGGCTCGAGCGTCCGCACCGGATCGTGATGCGCTGGAGCGAGGACGCCCCTCCCCAGGCAAGCAGCGCGCAGGTCGTGCTGGCGTTCATGGCGCAGGCACCGCAGGTCTGCACGCTCACCGTGACTCAGACCGTGGCCACGCCATCGGATGATCGACAGGCGCGTGTGCACGCCGGATGGCAGGGTTACCTGGACGGATTGCTGGCGCTGTTCGCCGCGCCGCGCGAGGCTGGCTGA
- a CDS encoding sulfurtransferase, producing MILNIAAYHFVRIDAPRALADALYARADAAGLRGTILVAPEGLNLFLAGAPDALVGFLDTLREDARFAGLQVKESHSEAMPFGRLKAKVKAEIITFRHAGTAPLDRPRAPAVAPRDLARWLDQGHDDAGRPVVLLDTRNEEEVGHGSFAGALTLPITDFTQLPDALAPHRPALAEATVVSFCTGGVRCEKAALWMHDTGMDNVLQLEGGILGYFEHVGGRHYDGACFVFDDRVALRPDLSPIAASAQD from the coding sequence ATGATCCTCAATATCGCCGCTTACCACTTCGTCCGCATCGATGCGCCGCGCGCCCTGGCCGACGCGCTCTATGCGCGCGCCGATGCCGCCGGCCTGCGCGGCACGATCCTGGTCGCACCTGAAGGTTTGAACCTGTTTCTGGCAGGGGCGCCGGACGCGCTTGTCGGCTTTCTGGACACGCTGCGCGAAGACGCCCGCTTTGCCGGGCTGCAGGTCAAGGAAAGCCACAGCGAGGCGATGCCGTTCGGCCGCCTCAAGGCCAAGGTCAAGGCGGAGATCATCACCTTCCGTCATGCGGGCACCGCACCGCTGGACCGGCCTCGCGCGCCCGCCGTGGCTCCGCGCGATCTCGCACGCTGGCTGGATCAGGGGCATGACGATGCCGGCCGGCCGGTGGTCCTGCTGGATACCCGCAACGAAGAGGAAGTCGGCCACGGCAGCTTCGCCGGTGCATTGACCTTGCCGATCACCGACTTCACCCAACTGCCCGATGCCCTGGCGCCGCACCGGCCGGCACTGGCCGAAGCGACGGTGGTGAGCTTCTGCACCGGTGGCGTGCGCTGCGAGAAGGCTGCGCTGTGGATGCACGACACCGGCATGGACAACGTGCTGCAGCTCGAAGGCGGGATCCTGGGCTATTTCGAACACGTCGGCGGCCGCCACTACGACGGCGCGTGCTTCGTGTTCGACGACCGGGTGGCGCTGCGACCGGACCTGTCGCCGATCGCCGCTTCGGCGCAGGACTGA
- a CDS encoding GGDEF domain-containing protein, which yields MGWLNGRLDELAWEEREALIAQQREQSRHYVVVLFLFAPLLFLIAGVREILLDNPTAWRQMPVRLALSLVIAALGQSIRRHWVSPGGSAWMAIAGVALINMALALSVQTEPARLSLVHVVAMLVAMQSLPLTIRLRDTLGMSLGLVLPMVALLAWRQAALAEWWTTLAVIALGIMAGLYMRHARLQIAVDLHELRRALELRVERDVLTGLYNREGWFMHAGTVFQATRNARRPMSLAYLDLDHFKRVNDEHGHAAGDAALRAVAGVMRRHARRQDVIARLGGEEFVLLMPGAPEAAALEMVKALCDAVRAMPGACPLTVSAGLCQVRTIESLEDAMRRADHALLRAKREGRDRVLRSP from the coding sequence ATGGGGTGGTTGAACGGCCGGCTGGACGAGCTGGCGTGGGAAGAGCGCGAGGCGCTGATCGCGCAGCAGCGCGAGCAGTCGCGTCACTATGTCGTGGTCCTGTTCCTGTTCGCCCCGCTGCTGTTCCTGATCGCCGGCGTGCGCGAGATCCTGCTGGACAATCCGACCGCCTGGCGCCAGATGCCCGTGCGGCTGGCATTGTCGCTGGTGATCGCCGCGCTGGGTCAGTCCATCCGCCGTCACTGGGTGAGCCCGGGCGGGAGCGCGTGGATGGCCATCGCCGGCGTGGCGCTGATCAACATGGCCTTGGCCTTGAGCGTGCAGACCGAGCCGGCGCGCCTGAGCCTGGTGCACGTCGTGGCGATGCTCGTCGCCATGCAGAGCCTGCCGCTGACCATCCGCCTGCGCGATACGCTGGGCATGTCGTTGGGCCTGGTCCTGCCCATGGTGGCGCTATTGGCCTGGCGCCAGGCCGCGCTGGCCGAGTGGTGGACGACGCTGGCCGTGATCGCGCTCGGCATCATGGCGGGGTTGTATATGCGCCATGCCCGGCTGCAGATCGCCGTGGACCTGCACGAACTGCGCAGGGCGCTGGAACTGCGGGTGGAGCGCGATGTCCTGACCGGGCTGTACAACCGCGAGGGCTGGTTCATGCATGCCGGCACGGTGTTCCAGGCGACACGCAATGCGCGCCGTCCGATGTCGCTGGCCTACCTGGACCTGGACCATTTCAAGCGGGTCAACGACGAACATGGACACGCCGCCGGCGATGCGGCCCTACGCGCCGTGGCCGGGGTGATGCGGCGTCACGCGCGCCGCCAGGACGTGATCGCCCGGCTCGGAGGCGAGGAATTCGTCCTGCTCATGCCCGGCGCGCCCGAGGCCGCGGCGCTGGAGATGGTGAAGGCCCTGTGCGATGCCGTGCGCGCCATGCCGGGCGCTTGCCCGCTGACCGTCAGCGCCGGGCTGTGCCAGGTGCGCACCATCGAGTCGTTGGAGGATGCGATGCGCCGGGCCGACCACGCCCTGCTGCGGGCCAAGCGCGAAGGCCGCGACCGCGTCCTGCGGTCTCCCTGA
- a CDS encoding glutathione S-transferase, with protein MITVHHLNNSRSQRVLWLLEELGLDYTVVRYQRDPRTMLAPPELKQIHPLGKSPVVQDDARLLAESGAIIEYLVDTYDAQRALAPSPGTDEHLRYRYWLHYAEGSLMPPLLVTLVFNRIRSAPMPFFVKPIARAIADKGLAGFARPQVRLHLDYLEAELRQRPWFVGEDFSAADIALSFPLEAAQARYGFEDYPLLARFIERIHARPAYQRALAQGGPYDLLS; from the coding sequence ATGATCACCGTTCACCATCTCAACAACTCGCGCTCCCAGCGCGTGCTGTGGCTGCTCGAGGAGCTTGGACTGGACTACACGGTGGTCCGTTACCAGCGCGATCCGCGCACCATGCTGGCGCCGCCGGAGCTCAAGCAGATCCATCCGCTGGGCAAGTCCCCGGTCGTGCAGGACGACGCCCGGCTGCTGGCCGAGTCCGGCGCCATCATCGAATACCTGGTCGACACCTACGACGCGCAGCGTGCGCTCGCGCCCTCGCCGGGGACCGATGAACACCTGCGCTATCGCTACTGGCTGCACTATGCGGAGGGCTCGCTGATGCCGCCGTTGCTGGTGACCCTGGTGTTCAACCGCATCCGCAGTGCGCCGATGCCGTTCTTCGTCAAGCCCATTGCCCGGGCCATCGCCGACAAGGGGCTGGCCGGCTTCGCGCGGCCGCAGGTGCGGCTGCACCTGGATTACCTGGAAGCCGAGCTGCGGCAGCGGCCGTGGTTCGTCGGCGAGGATTTCTCGGCGGCCGACATCGCCCTGAGCTTCCCGCTGGAGGCGGCGCAGGCTAGGTACGGCTTCGAGGACTACCCGCTGCTGGCCCGATTCATCGAGCGCATCCATGCGCGCCCGGCCTATCAGCGTGCGCTGGCCCAGGGCGGTCCCTACGACCTGCTGAGCTGA
- a CDS encoding LLM class flavin-dependent oxidoreductase: MTTSIPSIPYSVLDLAPVCEGSTPAQAFANSLDLARNAEALGYTRYWLAEHHNMPGIASAATAVLIGHVAGGTSTIRVGSGGVMLPNHAPLQVAEQFGTLASLYPGRIDLGLGRAPGTDQPTARALRRYFDSADQFPADVTELLRYFAPAQPGQLVQAVPGAGIEVPVWLLGSSLFSATLAAQLGLPFAFASHFAPDAMDQALAVYHRDFRPSRHLQQPYAILGLNVIAAETDAQARRLFTTAQQAFVNLRRGAPGKIPAPIDDIEAYWQPHEKAGVERALACSVVGSPQTVREGLAAFIDRHRPDEIMIAANIYDHAARVNSYRIAAEALAPAQAA, encoded by the coding sequence ATGACGACGTCCATTCCCTCGATTCCCTATTCCGTGCTGGACCTGGCCCCGGTCTGTGAAGGCAGCACGCCGGCCCAGGCCTTCGCCAATTCCCTGGACCTGGCCCGCAATGCCGAGGCCCTGGGCTACACCCGCTACTGGCTGGCCGAACACCACAACATGCCCGGCATCGCCAGCGCGGCCACGGCCGTGCTGATCGGTCACGTGGCCGGCGGCACCTCGACCATCCGGGTCGGGTCGGGCGGGGTGATGCTGCCCAACCACGCGCCGCTGCAGGTGGCCGAGCAGTTCGGCACGCTGGCCTCGCTGTATCCGGGGCGCATCGACCTGGGGCTGGGGCGGGCGCCGGGCACCGACCAGCCCACCGCCCGGGCGCTGCGTCGCTACTTCGACAGTGCCGACCAGTTCCCGGCCGATGTGACCGAGCTGCTGCGCTATTTCGCTCCGGCCCAGCCCGGGCAACTGGTGCAGGCGGTGCCTGGCGCCGGGATCGAGGTGCCGGTGTGGCTGCTGGGGTCCAGCCTGTTCAGCGCTACCCTGGCCGCGCAGCTGGGGCTGCCGTTCGCCTTTGCCTCGCACTTCGCCCCCGATGCGATGGATCAGGCGCTGGCGGTGTACCACCGCGATTTCCGGCCTTCGCGCCATCTGCAGCAGCCCTACGCGATCCTCGGCCTGAATGTGATTGCCGCGGAGACCGATGCGCAGGCCAGGCGCCTGTTCACCACCGCGCAGCAGGCCTTCGTGAACCTGCGCCGTGGCGCGCCCGGCAAGATTCCCGCCCCGATCGACGATATCGAGGCCTACTGGCAGCCCCACGAAAAAGCCGGCGTCGAGCGCGCGCTGGCCTGCAGTGTGGTCGGCTCGCCGCAGACCGTGCGCGAGGGGCTGGCGGCCTTCATCGACCGCCACCGCCCGGACGAGATCATGATTGCGGCCAATATCTACGACCACGCCGCGCGGGTGAATTCTTACCGGATCGCGGCCGAGGCGTTGGCGCCGGCCCAGGCCGCCTGA
- a CDS encoding GNAT family N-acetyltransferase, translating into MSLRRLLRTDAAALIAAHRASVALHRSWVTPCLDQAGFEAWFSRTLAEDYLSLIALERGSGAVVGVFNASQISRGNFLSAYLGYYACVPYAGRGLMREALPQAIAYLFGEIGLHRIEANIQPGNAASIALARGAGFRLEGFSPRYLRIDGVWQDHERWALLADEAGF; encoded by the coding sequence GTGAGCTTACGGCGCCTGTTGCGCACCGATGCCGCCGCGCTGATCGCCGCGCACCGCGCCAGCGTGGCCCTACATCGTTCCTGGGTGACCCCGTGCCTGGACCAGGCCGGGTTCGAGGCCTGGTTCTCCCGGACCCTGGCCGAGGACTATCTGAGCCTGATCGCGCTCGAACGCGGCAGTGGCGCCGTCGTCGGCGTGTTCAATGCCAGCCAGATCAGCCGAGGCAACTTCCTCAGCGCCTATCTGGGCTATTACGCCTGCGTCCCGTACGCCGGGCGTGGATTGATGCGCGAAGCGCTGCCGCAGGCGATCGCCTACCTGTTTGGCGAAATCGGATTGCATCGCATCGAGGCCAATATCCAGCCCGGCAACGCCGCCTCGATCGCCCTGGCCCGCGGGGCTGGCTTTCGCCTGGAGGGCTTCTCCCCGCGCTACCTGCGTATCGACGGGGTCTGGCAGGACCACGAGCGCTGGGCGCTGCTGGCCGATGAGGCCGGATTCTAG